CGGCCATGTAGGGCGCCTTGCGATACCACTGGAGCAGATTGGCGGCCAGGGGAGGCGAAGGCAGCGCGTCGATCATCCCGGTCTGGAGCGCGGGCAGGATGTCGGTCGCCGCCAGCGCCACGGGGTTGAACCCATTCGCCTTCCACATCTGCACCGAGAGATCGTCGCCGGCCCACACGAAGATCTTGAGCTTCTTGAGCTGCTCGATGGTCTTGACCGGCGTGCGCGTGAAGAAGTGCACCCATCCGCCATGGCCCCAATTGAGCAGCACGAAGCCCTTCGCCTCGAGGCGCTTCTTGAACTCCGGCTCCATGCGATCGATGACCTGGAACAGCTCGGGATAGCTCTGGAAGAACATCGGGATCCCGAACACGCGGAACGACTCGTCGATGTCCGTGAGTCCGGTGAGCGTGAGCGCGGCCGCCTGGATCTGGCCGATGCGCATCTTGCGCACCACGTCGGGCTCGTCTCCGGTGACCCCGCCGGGATAGATGCGTAGCGAGACCCGGCCCTGAGTGGCGGACGTCCATTCGGCGCCCATGCTCTTCAGCGCCTTGTCCCACACCGAGCCGTCGGGAACCAGAGTCGCGAGCTTCACGACGTTTCCGGAAGCCTGCGCATCGGCCTGCGCCGGCAGCACAGCGAGGGCCACGACAAACAGCGCGGCGACGAGTCTCATCGGGATTCCTCCGCGGAGGTGGTGTCGGATTCGAGGAAGAGCTCGTCCTGGCGCGCCAGCAGAGTACGAGCCTTGCTTTGGAGGATCAGCGTCTCGAGCCGGCGCTTCGGGTTCTTGTCCGGATCGATGTCCAGCGCCTTCTCGAGAAGCTGACGGAATTCCTTGCGGTTCTGTGAGGCCACGGACACGCTCTGCGCGAACGTCACGTACGGGCTCGAGCGCTGGCCGCGCGAGAGGTCCACCGCGCGCACGAAGTGCCGCTGTGCGCGCTCGGGAGAGCCTCCCATCGCCGGCGGCAGCGCTTCCATCAGGATCATCGCCTCGTGGAGCGCCCCCTCCTCGTACGTCTCGTCCAGCTCGAGCCCGCGCTGGATGAGCGCCTTCACGACTTCGATGTCGGCGGTCAGCTCCGGCCGGTCCTTGCCCAGGTTGATGGCCGATCCCCAGGAGGCGGCGGTCCAGTAGATCCATGGCACGTCCTGCTTCTTCAGCACGCGGACCACCGAGTCCGGGCGCACCGAGAGCCGGCTCGCGAGGCCTTTGTGCGGAACCTCGAGGCCGCGCACGCCGAAGTCCCGCGCGCGCAGGAACAGACGGAGCGCGCGACCCTGGAGCCGCTGGGCTTCTTCATAATGGGTGGGCTCGATGCGCTCCGCCTCGAGCTGGATGAAGCCGTAGGCGTACTGCGTGTAGCCCTGACACGCGCTGAGCAGGAGGCCGCGGTGCTTCGGCACCGTCTCGAGCAGCGACTCCATGGTCTTCAGGCCGAAGGGAAGCGCGTCACGCACCAGCTCGGGATCGTCGTCACGCGCGAAGACGTCGCCTCCTTCGGAGAGCGAGTTGGCGACGCCATTCACCGCCATGCGCTTGAGCGAGCAGCCGGTTCCGACGAGGAGGAGAGCGCACAGCGAGAGCCGAGGAAGGATGGAATGCATGTGCGCGCAAGCTAAGAC
The Candidatus Eisenbacteria bacterium genome window above contains:
- a CDS encoding TRAP transporter TatT component family protein, which gives rise to MHSILPRLSLCALLLVGTGCSLKRMAVNGVANSLSEGGDVFARDDDPELVRDALPFGLKTMESLLETVPKHRGLLLSACQGYTQYAYGFIQLEAERIEPTHYEEAQRLQGRALRLFLRARDFGVRGLEVPHKGLASRLSVRPDSVVRVLKKQDVPWIYWTAASWGSAINLGKDRPELTADIEVVKALIQRGLELDETYEEGALHEAMILMEALPPAMGGSPERAQRHFVRAVDLSRGQRSSPYVTFAQSVSVASQNRKEFRQLLEKALDIDPDKNPKRRLETLILQSKARTLLARQDELFLESDTTSAEESR
- the dctP gene encoding TRAP transporter substrate-binding protein DctP, with the protein product MRLVAALFVVALAVLPAQADAQASGNVVKLATLVPDGSVWDKALKSMGAEWTSATQGRVSLRIYPGGVTGDEPDVVRKMRIGQIQAAALTLTGLTDIDESFRVFGIPMFFQSYPELFQVIDRMEPEFKKRLEAKGFVLLNWGHGGWVHFFTRTPVKTIEQLKKLKIFVWAGDDLSVQMWKANGFNPVALAATDILPALQTGMIDALPSPPLAANLLQWYRKAPYMADIGLGPLAGALVITKSAWNKISPADRAAILAACEKTETRLEREIPGQDSTSVVEMGKRGLTVVRIAPAEAKVWRATAESFATQLREKAVPKDILDLAVRERDIVRKAGR